CAGCCCGCTCGGCGGATGGGTGGCGAACAGCGACGCCTCCTCCCGTACCGACAGCTGCCGCAGCAGCGGCAGCCGCTCCGCCGCGGCGGACCGGGACCCGGCGACCGCCGCCCGCCACCGGTCGGGCCCGTGCCCGGCCCGGGACTCCCGGCGGACCGCGAGGGCGATCGACTCCTCGGCGAGGAAGGCGTCGAGCATGCCGCACGCAGCCGGCGACCCGGCGACCCGCGCCGCCAGTTCGTCGGCCAGGTACTCGGCGCGTTGGCTGTCCCGTAGCGCGACGCTGACCAGCAGCAGGTGCGCGCCGAAGAGCAGCCCGGCCAGCACCCACTGGACGGCGTTCGCCAGGGCGGTGCCGACCAGCTCGGCGATGCCGCCGCCGGAGACGGTACGCACCGGACGCACCAGGTCGGCGGCGGAGCCGAGCATGGTGACGGCGGGTTGGGTCAGCAGCGTGCGGCGCGGATCGCCGTTGACGAAGTGGCCCAGTTCGTGGCCCAGCAACGCCACCCGCTCTTGCGCCGGCAGCGACCCCCACAGCGGCAGCCCCAGGCAGAGCACCCGCCGCCGGCGCACCCCGACGGTGCCGGCGTACGCGTTGATGTCGCCGTCCACCCCGACCACCTGCGGTGCCGGCGCGCCGATCGCCGCGGCCACCTCGTCGACGAGGGCGAACAGCTCCGGCGCCCGGTCCCGGGAGAGCACCGTCAGGTCCTCGTCCAGGCGGCCGAAGCGGGGCCGCAGCGCGTACGCCAGGCCGAGCAGGGCGACGCCGAGCACCACCGACGGGTTCGGGAAGGAGAAGGCGACGATCAGCCACACCCCGGTGACCGCGAGGGCGAGCGCGCCGCCGAGCAGCAGCATCGAGGCGATCGCGGTGACCAGCCGGGCGGTGGCCGGCCCGGGGTCGTCCAGCGGCCGCCCGACCAGCCGGTCGAACTGTCGCGTGGTCATCCGGTACGCCAACCGGTACGTCCACCGGTCCACCCAGGCCCAGCCGAACTCGCTCGCCCGCCGTTCCGGGTCGTACGCGTCGAGGTTCCACTCGCAGCCGGCGCACCACGGCGTCGCGTCCCACAGGGACACTGTCGTCGCCGCGCAGCGGGGGCAGGCGCCGGTCCCGGTCGTCGTGTCGATCATGACGACCGATCCTGCCGAGCGGGCGTGACCGGCGGAACCGGCCGTTCAGCCGACCGGGCGGGTCGATGGCCGGGCCGGCGGACGGTTGTCGTGTCGGCCGGGGTCAGTCCGGGCAGGGCAGCCGCTCCATCGGCGCCGGGGCGGCGGCGGGGCGCACCAGCTGGGCGAAGCACGCCCCGACGTTCGCCCGCTGCCACCCGAAGACCGAGGCGGCGGTCTTCGCCACCCGGACCCGGAAGACCAGCCGGACACCCGGATCCGCGTCCTCGACCGTCAGCACCTCGACCCCGTCGACGGCGTCTGCGGCGTCCCGCAGCGCCGGCCCGGACGCCGACGGCGTGGCCAGCAGCGCCGCCCGGGTCCGCTGCGCCGTCGTCGTCACCTCCCGGTCGGCACGCTGGTCCAACCGGTGCTGGGACCGGTCCCGCAGCAGCGGCACCGCCACCAGCACCCCGGCCGCGGCGAGCGCCGCGACCACTGCGGTGGCCAGCAGGCGGCGCCGCAGGCGTGCCGATGTTCTTCCCCCGTACCGCACCCCGGGATTGTCCGTCACCGGACCGGTGCGCGGCTGCCCCGTGCCTTGCCGTTTCGGCATCCGGCGGCCGGTAGCACGTCTATTGTGGAGGACATCGGCGACTTTTTGTGGCGATCCGGTGGCGGCCGGACGCTACGCGGTGCACAGTGATCTCATGAGCGACAGCGGAAGTGGTGTGCACTACTACTGGTGCGCGCGACACCACCGGGTCGAGACCGATGCCGACGTGTGCCCTGCGAAGCATGTTCTCGGACCGTATGCCTCAGCCGCCGACGCGGAGAACGCCCTGCAGAAGGTGCAGGAGCGCAACGAAGCGTGGGACGCCGAGGACGCCCGTTGGGCCGGGGAGGACAGGTAGGCGGCGCGGGACGGCCCGCGTCGAGGTACTCCGTGCTCCGCGAGGAGCCACGCGAGAGCACGTCCCCAAGGAGGGAACCGAGATGGCCGAAGCACAAAAGGCCACCACCCGCCCGGCCGCCAAACGTACGCCCGCGAAGAAGACCGCCGCGACGCGGCGGTCCACGGGGGCCGCCACGGCCCCGACGGCGACGGTCACCAAGGCCGCGCCGAACGCCTCGGGCGCCGGCGCCGGTCAGGTGCCGGCGAAGCGGGCCGTCGCGAAGAAGGCGGCCGCCAAGAAGGTCGTGTCGGCGGCGCGGAAGGCGCCCGCCAAGAAGGCCCCGGCCACGAAGACCACGGCGAAGAAGGCGCCCGCCAAGAAGGCCCCGGCCACGAAGACCACGGCGAAGAAGGCGCCCGCCAAGAAGACCACCGTGGCGGCGAAGAGGGCGCCCGCCAAGAAGACCACCGTGGCGGCGAAGAGGGCGCCCGCCAAGAAGACCACCGTGGCGGCGAAGAGGGCGCCCGCCAAGAAGACCACCGTGGCGGCGAAGAGGGCGCCCGCCAAGAAGGCGCCCGCCAAGAAGGCTCCCGCCCGGAAGGCGGCGGCGAAGAAGGCACCCTCGAGGACCACGGCCGCCACCCGGAAGGTCACCGCCACGGGGAAGAAGGCCACCGCGGCGGTGAAGAAGACCGGCCCCGCGGCGAAGAAGACCGCGGCGAAGAAGACCACCACCGCGGCGAAGAAGGCCCCGGCGAAGAAGACCGCCGCCGCGAAGGCCACCTCGACCCGCCCGACTGGGGGCGCCCGCAAGGCGGCGGCGAAGACGGCGCCGGCGAGGAGGTCGACCGCCGGTTCGTCGGCCACCGCGCGCAATGTGGCGGCGAGGAAGACGACGTCGGCGGCGTCGTCCGTGGGCCCGGTCGAGGCCAGGACGAGCGGCTCGACCGCCACCCACAAGCGGATCACCGCCGCCCGGAAGCCCGCCGGCGCGAGGGTCGCCGCCGGCCGTTCGACGATCAAGCCGGCCGGCGCCCGGAGGGCGACCGGCTGACGCCCGAAATCCGCCGCTGACCGGCGGCACGCCGGGCCGGTGAGCGGATCACGCACCGCGCTGTCAGGATTGACCCCGTGGTGATCCGACGCGTACTGGCGAACCGCATCGACTTCGGCGCGCTGCGCCGCGAGCTGGGACTGCCCGACGGCTTCCCGGCCGCGGCGCAGCGCGAGGCCGACGAGGCGGCCGCCGCGCCGCTGCCGGCCGCCGCCGACCGCACCGACATCCCGTTCGTCACCGTCGACCCGGCGGCCTCGCGCGACCTCGACCAGGCGATGCACCTCAGCCGTCGTCCGGGTGGCGGCTTCCGGATCCGGTACGCGATCGCCGACGTCGCCACGCACGTACGCCCCGGCGGTCCGCTGGAGGAGGAGACCTGGCACCGCGGCCAGACCGTCTACCTGCCCGACGGCAACGTGCCGCTGCACCCGCACACGCTCAGCGAGGGGGCGGCCAGCCTGCTGCCTGACGCCGACCGGGCGGCGGTGCTCTGGACCATCGACCTCGACACCGACGGCGACACGGTGGCCGTCGCGCTGGAACGCGCCCGGGTCCGCAGCCGGGCCAAGCTCGACTACGTCGGCGTGCAGCTCGACGCCGACGCCGGCCGCCTGCCCGAACCGATCGCCCTGCTGCCCGAGATCGGCGCGCTGCTCACTGCCCGGGGGCTCCGCCGGGGCGCGATCAACCTGCCCCTGCCCGAGCAGGACGTCGAACCGGACGGCGACGGCTGGCGGCTGGTGCTGCGCGGCCCGGGACCGATGGAGGACCACAACGCCCAGATCTCCCTGCTGACCGGGATGGCCGCCGCCGACATCATGCTCGCCGGCCGGATCGGCCTGCTGCGGACGATGCCGCCGCCGAAGCCGGAGGCGGTCGCCCGGCTGCGCCTCGCCGCCGCCCCGCTCGGGGTCGACTGGCCGGCGGACCGCACCGTCGGCGAGGTGCTCGCCGGGCTGGACGCCTCCCGGCCCCGGGCCGCGGCCTTCATCGACCAGGCGGCCGAGCTGATGCGCGGGGCGGCGTACACCGCCTTCGACGGCGAGCTGCCGGAGCAGCCGGAGCACGGCGGGGTGGCCGCCGCGTACGCCCACGTCACCGCGCCGCTGCGCCGACTGGCCGACCGGTACGCGACCGAGGTCTGCCTGGCCCTGCACGAGGGCCGGGAGGTGCCCGAGTGGACCCGCGCCGCGCTGCCCAAGCTGCCGGAGGTGATGGCGACGACCGACCGGACGGCGTCGGCGGCCGCCCGGGGCGCGATCGAGCTGGCCGAGGCGGTGCTGCTGGAACACCGGGTGGGGGAGACCTTCTCCGCGGCTGTGCTGGACGTGGACGCGCCGCCGAACGGCAACTCGAAGCCGGGCCGGGAGCCCGGCGGCACGGTGGCCCTGGACGAGCCGCCGGTCCGCGCCCGCTGCACCGGCGACCTCCCGCTCGGCGAGCGCGTCCAGGTCCGCCTGACCACCGCCGACCCGACCCGGCGCAAGGTGGTCTTCGACGTCGCCTGACAGCCACGCCGGGGGTGGGTCAGCGGGGATTGTCACAGCGGCTGCGCTGCTGCCCGGCGGGGCGGTTTGCGAGGATGACGGCATGGCTTACGACGCGACCACGCTGCCCGACGTCTCCGGGCTGACCGTCGGCATCATCGGTGGCACCGGCGACCAGGGGCGGGGGCTCGCCTACCGGTTCGCCCGGGCCGGACAGACCGTGCTGATCGGTTCCCGTTCCGCCGAGCGGGCGGCGCAGTCGGCCGCCGAGATCGCCGCCCTGCCCGGCGTGCCGGCGGGCGCGGCGGTGTCGGGCGGCGACAACGACGAGGTCGCCCGCGGCAGCGACGTGGTGATCGTCGCGGTTCCGTGGGACGGGCACGCGGCCACCGTCGCCGCGCTGGCCGAGCCGCTCGCCGGCAAGATCGTGGTGGACTGCGTCAACCCGCTCGGGTTCGACAAGCAGGGCCCGTACGCCCTGCGGGTCGACGAGGGCAGTGCCGTCCAGCAGGCCGCCCGGCTGCTGCCGGACTCCCGGGTCTGCGCGGCGTTCAACCACGTCAGCGCGCCGCTGCTGGCCGACCCGGAGATCGACCGGATCGACCTCGACGTGCTGATCTGCACCGAGGAGCGGGAGCTGGTCGACGTGGTGGCCGCGCTCGCCGCCCGGATCCCCGGCATGCGTGGCATCTACGCCGGGCGGCTGCGCAACGCCCACCAGATCGAGGCGTTCACCGCCAACCTGATCGCCATCAACAAGCGCTACAAGGCGCACGCCGGCATCCGCGTCACCGACCTCTGACCGACCTCGCGCCGCACCGGAAGCGCACCGTCACACCCGCAGGGCACCATCGGCGGATGGAATGGCAACTGGTGATCGACTGTCGGGAGCCGTCGCGGCTCGTCGGGTTCTGGGCGGAGGCGCTGCGATACCGTCCGCAGCCGCCGCCGGATGGGCACGCGACATGGCGTGACTGGTACCTGTCGATCGGGATTCCGCCCGACGAGCTCGGCGATGGTGACTGCCTGGACCGCCTGGAGGATCCGACCGGGGCCGGGCCGCGGATCTGGTTCCAGCCGGTCCCGGAGCCGAAGTCGATGAAGAACCGGCTGCACATCGACCTGAAGGTCGGTGGTGGGCGGGCCGTGCCGCTGCCGGAGCGGCGGTCCCGCGTCGACGCCGAGGCGACCCGACTGGTGGACCTCGGGGCACGGGTGCTCGGGGGGATGGACGCGCCGGAGAACGACCACTACTCCGTCCAGCTCGCCGACCCGGAGGGGAACGAGTTCTGCGTGGTGTGATCCGCCGGCCGGTTCCGGGGGACGGTGCACCGAGCGACGGGCGGTGCGGCTGCGGGCCGCACCGCCCGTCGTCGTCAGAAGGTGTGCTCGGCGGCCGGGAACTCGCCGCCGCGGACCTCCTCGGCGAAGCGGCGGGTCGCGTCGGTCAGCGCGCCGGCCAGGTCGGCGTAGCGCTTGACGAAGCGCGGCGCCTTGCCGGTACGCAGGCCGGCCATGTCCTGCCAGACCAGCACCTGCGCGTCGGTGTCCGGCCCGGCGCCGATCCCGACGGTGGGGATCCGCAGCTCGGCGGTGATCCGCTTGGCCACCTCGCCGGGCACCATCTCCAGCACCACCGCGAACGCGCCCGCCTCGGCCACCGCCCGGGCGTCGGCGATCACCTCGTCGGCCGTGTCGCCGCGTCCCTGGACCCGGTAGCCGCCCAGGGTGTGCTCGCTCTGCGGGGTGAAGCCGATGTGCGCCATCACCGGGATGCCGGCGCCGACGATCGCCGCGATCTGGTCGGCGCAGCGCCGCCCGCCCTCCAGCTTCACGGCGTGGCAGCCGCCCTCCTTCATGAACCGCACCGCCGTGCGCAGCGCCTGCGTCGGCCCCTCCTCGTACGAGCCGAAGGGCAGATCGCCGACGATCAGCGAGTGCCGGGTCGCCCGTACCACCGCGCGGACCAGCGGCAGCAGCTCCTCGGCGGTAACCGGCAGGGTGGTCTCGTAGCCGAAGACGTTGTTCGCCGCCGAGTCGCCGACCAGCAGCACCGGGATCCCCGCCTGGTCGAAGATGGAGGCGGTGTACTGGTCGTACGAGGTGAGCATCGCCCACCGCTCACCGCGCTCCTTGGCGGTGATCAGGTCGCGGGTACGGACCCGTCGGGTGGCCGGCCCGCCGTACAGGGCGGTCACCTCGGTCGGGGTGGACTCCACCATGACTCTCTCCTTCCTCGAGGCCGCCTCCGCGGTCCCCGGGTTCCGCCGCGATCGTCGCACCGGACGACCGGCTCACGGCAGGGCGGAGTGGAGGATTTCACTCCCCGGCCGGGGAGCCGGTCAGCCGTGCTCGCGCCAGCGGTTGGTGATGGGCAGCCGGCGGTCCCGCCCGAATGCCTTGTGCGAGATCTTCGTGCCGGGCGCGGACTGCCGACGCTTGTACTCGGCGGTATCCACCATCCGCAGCACCTTGTCCACCACCTCCGGGTCGTGGCCCGACGCGATCAGCCCGTCCCGGCCCAGGTCGCCGTCGACGTATCCGATCAGGATCGGGTCGAGGACGTCGTAGTCCGGCAGGGTGTCGCTGTCGAGCTGGCCCGGGCTCAGCTCCGCCGACGGCGGCTTGCCGATCGAGTTCTCCGGGATCGGCGGCGTCTCGCCCCGGCGCTCCGCGTCCGCGTTGCGCCACTTCGCCAGCCGCCAGATCAGCGTCTTCCAGACGTCCTTCACCGGGTTGTAGCCGCCGACGGAGTCGCCGTAGAGGGTGGAGTAGCCCACTGCCAGCTCGCTCTTGTTGCCGGTGGTGAGGACCAGGTGGCCCTCCTGGTTCGACAGCGCCATCAGGATCACGCCGCGGACCCGGGCCTGGAGGTTCTCCACCGTCACCCCGGAGAGCGACATGTTGGCCAGGAAGGCGTCGACCATGGGCTGGATGGGTTCGATCCGGTAGTCCATCCCGGTCCGCTTGGCCAGGTCCTCGGCGTCGGCACGGGAGTGCTCCGACGAGTGCTGGCTGGGCAGCGACACGCCGGCCACCCGGTCGGGGCCGAGCGCATCCACCGCGATGGCCGCCGACACCGCCGAGTCGATCCCGCCGGAGAGGCCGAGCACCACCGACGGGAAACGGTTCTTGTTGACGTAGTCGCGCAGGCCCAGCACCAGCGCCTGCCACACCTCGGCCTCGTCGGCGACCGGCTCGATGATCCCGCCGACCGCGGCCTCGCCGGTGGGCACCGGGGGGAGGGTGTCGCTGACCTTGGTTCGGACCACCCGCATCCCGTCGGCCAGCTCGCCGGTGCTCTCGACCGGCTCCTTCGCCGGGGGCAGCTCCACGTCGTGCACCAGGAGGTGCTCGACGAACTGCGGCGCCCGGGCGAGCAGCGCGCCGTCCGCGCTGACGATCATGGAGTCGCCGTCGAAGACCAACTCGTCCTGGCCGCCGACCATGTTCACGTACGCGACGGTGGCGCCGGCTTCGGCGGCCCGGCGGCGGACCAGCGGCAGCCGGATGTCGTCCTTGTTCAGCTCGTACGGCGAGCCGTTGATGTTGAGGACCAGCCCCACGCCGGCCTGCCGCGCCACCGCGAACGGGCCGCCGGCCTGCCAGAGGTCCTCGCAGATGGTCAGCGCGACGTCCACCCCGCCGATCCGCACCACGGTCAGCGTGTTGCCGGACACGAAGTAGCGGTCCTCGTCGAACACCCCGTAGTTGGGCAGGTGGTGCTTGAAGTAGGCGGCCACGACCGACCCCCGGTGCAGCAACGCGGCGGCGTTGCGGGCACCCTTGCCCGGCTCGGCGTCGGCGCTGACCTGCGGCGGGCCGTCCGCGTCCAGGTAGCCGACCAGGACCGGCAGCTCACCGAGCCCGTCGGCGGCCAGATCGTCGGCGAGCCGCTGGAGCGCGGCCTTCGAGGCGGCCACGAAGGAGCGGCGGAAGACCAGGTCCTCGACCGGGTAACCGGTCAGCATCAGCTCCGGGAAAAGGGCGAGCTGGGCGCCGGCGTCGGCGGCCTTGCGGGTCCAGCGGCGGACCAGGTCGGCGTTGCCGGCGATGTCACCGACGGTCGGGTCGACCTGGCACAGGGCGAGACGCAGGGTGGGCATGTCCCCATTTTGCCCCAGCGCCGCGGACCCATCACGTCAGGACGCGGGAGACGCCGGCCACCCCCGGCCGGCCCTGTCCCGCCGCCCGGGCCCGGGCGGCGGGACAGGGCGGGACGCGCGCCGGATGGTCGCGTAACGTCTGCGTAACGAGACCGGTGGAGACTGGGCGGTCAGGCCGGACCGGCCCGACCGGTTGCCGGGAATCAGTGTCGCGAGGGGTGGAAGTGGACCGTCAGCAGGAGTTCGTCCTCCGTACGCTGGAAGAGCGGGACATCCGGTTCGTCCGGCTGTGGTTCACCGACGTGCTCGGGACGCTGAAGAGCGTGTCGGTGGCCCCGGCGGAGCTGGAGGCGGCCTTCGAGGAGGGCATCGGCTTCGACGGTTCGGCGATCGAGGGCTTCGCCCGGGTCTTCGAGTCCGACATGGTGGCCATGCCCGACCCGACCACCTTCCAGGTCTTCCCGTTCGAGGGCGGGGTCAGCGGCGAGAGCGCCCGGATGTTCTGCGACATCCTGCTGCCCGACGGCGGGCCCTCCTGGGCCGAC
The window above is part of the Micromonospora inositola genome. Proteins encoded here:
- a CDS encoding M48 family metallopeptidase, whose amino-acid sequence is MIDTTTGTGACPRCAATTVSLWDATPWCAGCEWNLDAYDPERRASEFGWAWVDRWTYRLAYRMTTRQFDRLVGRPLDDPGPATARLVTAIASMLLLGGALALAVTGVWLIVAFSFPNPSVVLGVALLGLAYALRPRFGRLDEDLTVLSRDRAPELFALVDEVAAAIGAPAPQVVGVDGDINAYAGTVGVRRRRVLCLGLPLWGSLPAQERVALLGHELGHFVNGDPRRTLLTQPAVTMLGSAADLVRPVRTVSGGGIAELVGTALANAVQWVLAGLLFGAHLLLVSVALRDSQRAEYLADELAARVAGSPAACGMLDAFLAEESIALAVRRESRAGHGPDRWRAAVAGSRSAAAERLPLLRQLSVREEASLFATHPPSGLRRRMLAGPPAHEPTVELTDERMARIDAELARDYEQVRREVSWSG
- a CDS encoding RNB domain-containing ribonuclease encodes the protein MVIRRVLANRIDFGALRRELGLPDGFPAAAQREADEAAAAPLPAAADRTDIPFVTVDPAASRDLDQAMHLSRRPGGGFRIRYAIADVATHVRPGGPLEEETWHRGQTVYLPDGNVPLHPHTLSEGAASLLPDADRAAVLWTIDLDTDGDTVAVALERARVRSRAKLDYVGVQLDADAGRLPEPIALLPEIGALLTARGLRRGAINLPLPEQDVEPDGDGWRLVLRGPGPMEDHNAQISLLTGMAAADIMLAGRIGLLRTMPPPKPEAVARLRLAAAPLGVDWPADRTVGEVLAGLDASRPRAAAFIDQAAELMRGAAYTAFDGELPEQPEHGGVAAAYAHVTAPLRRLADRYATEVCLALHEGREVPEWTRAALPKLPEVMATTDRTASAAARGAIELAEAVLLEHRVGETFSAAVLDVDAPPNGNSKPGREPGGTVALDEPPVRARCTGDLPLGERVQVRLTTADPTRRKVVFDVA
- the npdG gene encoding NADPH-dependent F420 reductase; protein product: MAYDATTLPDVSGLTVGIIGGTGDQGRGLAYRFARAGQTVLIGSRSAERAAQSAAEIAALPGVPAGAAVSGGDNDEVARGSDVVIVAVPWDGHAATVAALAEPLAGKIVVDCVNPLGFDKQGPYALRVDEGSAVQQAARLLPDSRVCAAFNHVSAPLLADPEIDRIDLDVLICTEERELVDVVAALAARIPGMRGIYAGRLRNAHQIEAFTANLIAINKRYKAHAGIRVTDL
- a CDS encoding VOC family protein, giving the protein MEWQLVIDCREPSRLVGFWAEALRYRPQPPPDGHATWRDWYLSIGIPPDELGDGDCLDRLEDPTGAGPRIWFQPVPEPKSMKNRLHIDLKVGGGRAVPLPERRSRVDAEATRLVDLGARVLGGMDAPENDHYSVQLADPEGNEFCVV
- the panB gene encoding 3-methyl-2-oxobutanoate hydroxymethyltransferase is translated as MVESTPTEVTALYGGPATRRVRTRDLITAKERGERWAMLTSYDQYTASIFDQAGIPVLLVGDSAANNVFGYETTLPVTAEELLPLVRAVVRATRHSLIVGDLPFGSYEEGPTQALRTAVRFMKEGGCHAVKLEGGRRCADQIAAIVGAGIPVMAHIGFTPQSEHTLGGYRVQGRGDTADEVIADARAVAEAGAFAVVLEMVPGEVAKRITAELRIPTVGIGAGPDTDAQVLVWQDMAGLRTGKAPRFVKRYADLAGALTDATRRFAEEVRGGEFPAAEHTF
- a CDS encoding NAD+ synthase: MPTLRLALCQVDPTVGDIAGNADLVRRWTRKAADAGAQLALFPELMLTGYPVEDLVFRRSFVAASKAALQRLADDLAADGLGELPVLVGYLDADGPPQVSADAEPGKGARNAAALLHRGSVVAAYFKHHLPNYGVFDEDRYFVSGNTLTVVRIGGVDVALTICEDLWQAGGPFAVARQAGVGLVLNINGSPYELNKDDIRLPLVRRRAAEAGATVAYVNMVGGQDELVFDGDSMIVSADGALLARAPQFVEHLLVHDVELPPAKEPVESTGELADGMRVVRTKVSDTLPPVPTGEAAVGGIIEPVADEAEVWQALVLGLRDYVNKNRFPSVVLGLSGGIDSAVSAAIAVDALGPDRVAGVSLPSQHSSEHSRADAEDLAKRTGMDYRIEPIQPMVDAFLANMSLSGVTVENLQARVRGVILMALSNQEGHLVLTTGNKSELAVGYSTLYGDSVGGYNPVKDVWKTLIWRLAKWRNADAERRGETPPIPENSIGKPPSAELSPGQLDSDTLPDYDVLDPILIGYVDGDLGRDGLIASGHDPEVVDKVLRMVDTAEYKRRQSAPGTKISHKAFGRDRRLPITNRWREHG